A single genomic interval of Alphaproteobacteria bacterium harbors:
- the cobO gene encoding cob(I)yrinic acid a,c-diamide adenosyltransferase, translating to MNDIIDFNKAADQKSAKRQEARQKIMETKTLEKGLIIVHTGKGKGKSTAAFGLVMRALGHGFKVGIVQFIKGAWETGEKYFLEKFPDQVIIRTMGEGFTWNTQDRARDIEMAKVAWNVAKDMIEDQSFKLIILDEINIALRYDYLDIKQVLDVLNKKRTDLHIVLTGRNAKDELIEKADLVTDMTMIKHHFRNNVKAQPGIEF from the coding sequence ATGAACGATATAATTGATTTCAATAAGGCTGCAGATCAAAAATCTGCCAAGCGTCAAGAAGCGAGGCAAAAAATAATGGAAACAAAAACTTTGGAAAAAGGTTTAATTATTGTTCACACGGGCAAAGGAAAAGGTAAATCAACAGCTGCTTTTGGGTTAGTTATGCGTGCGCTGGGTCATGGATTTAAAGTTGGTATTGTTCAATTTATTAAAGGTGCTTGGGAAACAGGTGAGAAATACTTTTTAGAGAAATTCCCTGATCAAGTAATTATTCGTACGATGGGTGAAGGATTTACCTGGAATACCCAAGATCGTGCTCGTGATATTGAAATGGCAAAAGTAGCATGGAATGTAGCTAAAGACATGATTGAAGATCAATCGTTTAAATTAATTATTTTGGATGAGATTAATATTGCGCTGCGTTATGATTATCTTGATATTAAACAAGTATTAGACGTTTTAAACAAAAAAAGGACGGATTTACATATTGTGTTAACTGGTCGTAATGCAAAAGATGAATTGATCGAAAAAGCTGATTTAGTTACAGACATGACAATGATTAAACATCATTTCCGTAATAATGTAAAAGCTCAACCCGGAATAGAGTTTTAG
- a CDS encoding cobyric acid synthase, whose protein sequence is MSALMIQGTGSDVGKSLITAGLCRLFTKRGLKVRPFKPQNMSNNAAVTIDGGEIGRAQALQAWACNIDPSIHMNPVLLKPQGNSYSQIILQGKLWNIIKASQYQLMKSTLMPFVLESFDKLKNGSDLMLVEGAGSPAEVNLREGDIANMGFAEAADLPVILIVDIERGGAIANVVGTYTILAEQEKKRIKGYIINKFCGDQKLFENGIQIIKNYTKLPCLGIIPYFPKLKNLPAEDSLSLKNLYYNSEKKDQKIKIAVLPLPKISNFDDLDPLRMEAEVDLFFVQPKSPLPMDVDMIIIPGSKATILDLQFIIEQGWDIDLKAYQRQGGNILGICGGYQMLGSILHDPNGIEGVQGSFEGIGLLPLETIFKENKILKRNNGFIVGSMEEISGYEIHNGETKSLESLPSMITLMDGQEIGFSSKDKKIFGCYWHGLFAQDNFRQSFLKRIKSDFQGTLKYQENINNILDDWTIILEEVLDISAILKIAR, encoded by the coding sequence ATGTCGGCTTTGATGATCCAAGGTACAGGATCGGATGTGGGCAAATCGCTTATTACTGCGGGTCTTTGCCGTTTATTTACCAAACGTGGTTTAAAAGTCAGACCTTTTAAACCACAAAATATGTCTAATAATGCAGCTGTAACTATAGATGGGGGCGAAATTGGGCGCGCCCAGGCTTTACAAGCTTGGGCATGTAATATTGATCCTAGTATTCATATGAACCCAGTACTTTTGAAACCTCAAGGAAATTCCTATTCTCAGATAATTCTTCAAGGAAAATTATGGAATATAATAAAGGCCAGCCAATATCAATTAATGAAATCTACTTTAATGCCTTTTGTTTTAGAAAGTTTTGATAAATTAAAAAATGGATCGGACCTAATGCTTGTCGAAGGTGCAGGTAGCCCAGCCGAAGTAAATTTAAGAGAAGGTGATATTGCAAATATGGGATTTGCTGAAGCTGCAGATTTACCGGTTATTTTAATTGTTGATATTGAAAGAGGTGGGGCCATAGCAAATGTGGTTGGGACTTATACCATTTTAGCAGAACAAGAAAAGAAAAGAATTAAGGGATATATTATTAATAAATTTTGTGGAGATCAAAAATTATTTGAAAACGGTATACAAATTATAAAAAATTATACAAAATTACCATGTCTTGGAATTATTCCTTATTTCCCAAAATTAAAGAACTTACCTGCCGAAGATAGTTTATCATTAAAAAACCTTTATTATAATTCAGAAAAAAAAGATCAAAAAATTAAAATTGCTGTTTTACCTTTACCAAAAATTTCTAATTTTGATGATCTTGATCCTTTGCGTATGGAAGCAGAAGTTGATCTTTTTTTTGTTCAACCTAAATCTCCATTACCTATGGATGTTGATATGATTATCATACCAGGTTCAAAGGCAACGATTTTAGATTTACAATTTATTATTGAACAGGGATGGGATATTGATTTAAAGGCCTATCAACGTCAAGGTGGCAATATATTAGGAATATGTGGGGGGTATCAAATGTTAGGGTCAATCTTACATGATCCTAACGGTATAGAAGGTGTCCAAGGTAGCTTTGAAGGGATTGGGTTATTACCTTTAGAAACCATATTTAAAGAAAATAAAATTCTTAAAAGAAATAATGGGTTTATTGTTGGAAGTATGGAAGAAATTTCTGGATATGAAATTCATAATGGAGAGACAAAAAGTTTAGAATCTTTACCGTCAATGATTACTTTAATGGATGGACAGGAAATTGGATTTTCATCAAAAGATAAAAAAATTTTTGGATGTTATTGGCATGGATTATTTGCCCAAGATAATTTTCGGCAATCATTTCTTAAAAGAATTAAAAGTGATTTTCAAGGAACATTAAAATATCAAGAAAATATAAATAATATTTTAGATGATTGGACCATTATCCTAGAGGAGGTTTTGGATATTAGTGCAATTTTAAAGATAGCTCGTTAA
- the cbiB gene encoding adenosylcobinamide-phosphate synthase CbiB — protein MLDYFTYNPFIIIGFAIIFDSIIGDPSYLYKKIKHPVALFGSIINIFDRFANKKKYSNKHRKINGCFTIIFLICFIYGFTYLIENLISILPFGWVLISLLISIFIAQKSLYQHVTLIKNYLINNDIINAQKALSHIVGRDTQKLSSPDIIRATLESLAESFCDGVIAPIFWGLVLGLPGVITYKLINTADSMIGHLSDEYKYFGWASAKIDDCVNWLPARIAGIFLSLASLIFSWQACKKAFSIMITQAKNHLSPNAGWTESAMAGGLDIALGGPRFYNGKITELSWFNFNGDKNPIVDTLKKGINIYLIGCFINFLFIFIVCLIYLLN, from the coding sequence ATGTTAGATTATTTTACCTATAATCCTTTTATTATCATTGGCTTTGCTATTATTTTTGATAGTATAATTGGTGATCCTTCTTATCTCTATAAAAAAATAAAGCATCCTGTTGCCTTATTTGGATCTATCATCAACATTTTTGACCGTTTTGCCAATAAAAAAAAATATTCCAATAAACATCGAAAAATAAATGGCTGTTTTACAATAATTTTTCTTATATGTTTTATATATGGCTTTACATACTTAATAGAAAATTTAATTTCTATCCTACCTTTTGGATGGGTTTTAATTAGTTTGCTTATAAGCATATTTATTGCCCAAAAAAGTCTTTACCAACATGTGACACTCATTAAAAATTATTTAATCAATAATGATATCATTAATGCGCAAAAGGCTTTATCACATATAGTTGGTAGAGATACACAAAAACTCTCCTCTCCCGACATTATAAGAGCAACCTTAGAATCTTTAGCCGAAAGTTTTTGTGATGGTGTTATAGCTCCTATATTTTGGGGATTAGTTTTGGGATTACCTGGTGTAATAACCTATAAATTAATCAATACAGCGGATAGTATGATTGGTCATTTATCTGATGAGTATAAATATTTTGGTTGGGCTTCGGCAAAAATAGATGATTGTGTTAATTGGCTACCTGCACGGATAGCGGGAATATTTTTATCATTAGCTTCTTTAATATTTTCTTGGCAAGCTTGTAAAAAAGCTTTTTCAATTATGATAACACAAGCAAAAAATCATCTTTCACCTAATGCAGGATGGACAGAATCTGCTATGGCAGGGGGATTAGATATTGCTCTTGGAGGTCCACGTTTTTATAATGGAAAAATTACAGAACTGTCATGGTTCAATTTCAATGGTGATAAAAATCCAATTGTAGATACCTTAAAAAAAGGCATAAATATTTATCTAATAGGATGTTTTATTAATTTTTTATTTATTTTTATAGTATGTTTAATATATTTGCTAAATTAA
- a CDS encoding sirohydrochlorin chelatase, whose product MTKLGIMICGHGSRDIEAIHEFNQLVSDLKPKLTSYHVASGFLEFAKPIIKEGLDVLKEKGVKRILAIPAMLFAAGHAKNDIPSVLNNYKHLNSNLTIDYARELAVTLKLLKVSSERITEAENCSTKKIDRQNTLLLVVGRGTSDPDANSNVSKITRMLWEGMQFGWAETAYSGVTYPLIGDALKRIVSLGYQRIIVFPYFLFTGVLVKRIYQAVDEISHHYPEIDFVKAPYLNNHPLVLETFIDRIQEIIEGHNLMNCSLCKYREQVIGFEHEVGTPQVGHHHHVEGIGHDHHHNHDHHHNHEHFHVHHTHGPKK is encoded by the coding sequence ATGACAAAGCTTGGTATAATGATTTGTGGTCACGGTAGCAGAGATATTGAAGCAATTCATGAATTTAACCAACTTGTTTCAGATCTTAAACCTAAACTTACATCCTATCATGTGGCGAGCGGTTTTTTAGAATTTGCAAAACCTATTATTAAAGAAGGTTTGGATGTTTTAAAAGAAAAGGGGGTCAAAAGAATTTTGGCTATTCCTGCCATGTTATTTGCAGCAGGGCATGCAAAAAATGATATACCTTCTGTTTTAAATAACTATAAACATTTAAATTCTAATCTTACAATTGATTATGCGCGTGAACTTGCAGTTACCTTAAAATTATTAAAAGTATCGTCCGAAAGAATTACAGAGGCAGAAAATTGTTCAACAAAAAAAATTGATCGTCAAAATACTTTGTTATTAGTTGTTGGCCGTGGCACATCGGACCCTGATGCGAATTCTAATGTTAGCAAAATTACCCGTATGTTATGGGAAGGTATGCAGTTTGGATGGGCAGAAACAGCATATAGTGGGGTTACCTATCCTCTTATTGGGGATGCTTTAAAACGCATTGTATCTCTTGGTTATCAACGGATTATTGTTTTCCCATATTTTTTATTTACAGGTGTTTTAGTTAAAAGAATTTATCAAGCTGTTGATGAGATTAGTCACCATTATCCAGAAATTGATTTTGTTAAAGCACCCTATCTTAATAATCATCCATTGGTATTAGAAACTTTTATAGATCGTATCCAAGAAATAATCGAAGGTCACAATTTAATGAATTGTTCCTTATGTAAATACCGGGAACAGGTAATTGGTTTTGAACATGAGGTAGGTACCCCGCAAGTGGGCCATCATCATCATGTAGAAGGTATAGGTCATGATCATCATCATAACCACGACCACCACCACAATCATGAACACTTTCATGTTCATCATACCCATGGTCCCAAAAAATAA
- a CDS encoding precorrin-8X methylmutase, with protein MIFDYIKNPEEIYKKSFDIITKEACLDKFSSDVQPLVIRLIHACGITEIVHNLVLTDGFIEKAKSILQKPCNIFCDTYMVTQGIIKKNVPEFCEIKCFINEDKILEHSKNNHTTKAAAAVDFWNDGKDLQNSIIVIGNAPTALFRLLEKIYQGLIKPGLICAFPVGFVGAIESKQALIDMNADIPFITLKGRLGGSAMASAVLNSLLIEFCT; from the coding sequence ATGATTTTTGATTATATTAAAAATCCAGAAGAAATTTATAAAAAAAGTTTTGACATCATCACAAAAGAAGCTTGTCTTGATAAATTTTCTTCGGATGTACAACCTCTTGTCATACGTTTAATCCATGCCTGTGGTATAACAGAAATTGTACATAATCTTGTTTTAACAGATGGTTTTATTGAAAAAGCAAAATCCATATTACAAAAACCATGTAATATTTTTTGTGATACATATATGGTTACACAAGGTATTATAAAGAAAAATGTTCCAGAATTTTGTGAAATTAAGTGTTTTATTAATGAGGATAAAATACTAGAACATTCAAAAAATAATCATACGACCAAAGCTGCTGCTGCCGTTGATTTTTGGAATGATGGTAAAGATTTACAAAATTCTATTATTGTAATTGGTAATGCTCCTACAGCATTATTTCGTTTACTAGAAAAGATATATCAAGGTTTGATTAAGCCTGGCTTAATATGTGCTTTTCCCGTTGGTTTCGTAGGGGCAATCGAATCCAAGCAAGCACTTATTGATATGAATGCGGATATACCTTTTATTACTTTAAAAGGAAGGTTGGGGGGAAGTGCGATGGCAAGTGCGGTTTTAAATTCTTTATTAATTGAGTTTTGTACATAA
- the cbiE gene encoding precorrin-6y C5,15-methyltransferase (decarboxylating) subunit CbiE, producing MNPWLTIIGLNQKGIGTLSADAQHALHHAEIVVAAQKYHDYFPELKTERWIWRRPLKRTLDALEKVRGKKVVVLATGDPMWFGVGVSLSKRFLPHEMSIIPGISAFSLVCARLGWSISTTVCITMHGRPINQLVNFLAPHQRLILLSHDQTTPSKIANLLTERGYGSSKMIVFSDMNSLSEKYIEGLAKNNNFLDCSDFNTIAIECSEGEVNSLMPLTIGLPDDVFHHDGQLTKYKIRTLTLSALMPMPNQTLWDIGAGCGSISIEWARYHSTMKSYAIEKNEKRCQFIKENSDSFGLSNIDILSGTAPEILNNLEKPDAIFIGGGLLEKNMIDICWQALKKSGRLVINTVTIESEQEILKIYKNLGGKLSKISIEQPDLLGELTVWRKSMPVTQLTVIKT from the coding sequence ATGAATCCATGGCTTACAATTATTGGATTAAATCAAAAAGGGATAGGTACTTTATCAGCGGATGCCCAGCATGCTCTTCACCATGCAGAAATAGTAGTGGCTGCTCAAAAATATCATGATTATTTTCCGGAATTAAAAACAGAACGTTGGATTTGGCGCAGGCCGCTTAAAAGAACTTTAGATGCTCTAGAAAAGGTAAGGGGAAAAAAGGTTGTTGTGTTAGCAACAGGCGATCCTATGTGGTTTGGTGTAGGGGTAAGTTTAAGCAAAAGATTTTTGCCCCATGAAATGTCTATTATACCAGGTATATCGGCTTTCTCGCTTGTGTGTGCAAGGTTGGGTTGGTCTATTTCAACAACAGTTTGTATAACAATGCATGGTAGGCCTATTAATCAATTAGTTAATTTTCTTGCTCCTCATCAACGTCTAATACTTTTAAGTCATGATCAAACTACCCCTTCAAAAATAGCAAATTTGTTAACTGAGCGCGGTTATGGATCAAGCAAAATGATAGTTTTTTCAGATATGAATAGTTTATCTGAAAAATATATAGAAGGTTTAGCAAAAAATAATAATTTTTTAGATTGTTCAGATTTTAACACCATTGCTATTGAATGTAGTGAAGGTGAGGTAAATTCTTTAATGCCCTTGACGATTGGATTACCTGATGATGTTTTTCATCACGATGGGCAGTTAACAAAATATAAAATTAGAACTTTAACTTTGTCGGCCTTAATGCCAATGCCCAATCAAACTTTATGGGATATTGGGGCAGGGTGCGGTTCGATTTCAATTGAGTGGGCGCGTTATCATTCAACAATGAAATCTTATGCAATAGAAAAAAATGAAAAAAGATGTCAATTTATAAAAGAAAATTCCGATAGCTTTGGATTATCTAATATAGATATTTTATCTGGAACAGCACCTGAAATTTTAAATAATTTAGAAAAACCAGATGCCATATTTATTGGCGGTGGTTTATTAGAAAAAAATATGATCGATATATGTTGGCAAGCTTTAAAAAAATCAGGACGCTTAGTAATTAATACAGTAACCATAGAAAGTGAACAAGAAATTTTAAAAATATATAAAAATTTAGGTGGTAAATTAAGTAAAATATCAATTGAACAACCTGACTTACTAGGAGAATTAACAGTATGGCGTAAATCAATGCCCGTTACACAATTAACGGTTATAAAAACATGA
- the cobI gene encoding precorrin-2 C(20)-methyltransferase, which yields MTQVWGIGVGPGDPELLTIKALKIIQKVDILIFPQTNSNQTMAYNIVQSFISDKQKKIFFDLPLHQQETERKKIYTDFSAQIVDYINKKHSIAIICEGDPFFYGSFIYLYMILKDYINIEIVPGISSVLSSSSAAKIPMVFGTNSFLVLPAILPDVILREKIKTAESVVFIKIGRHFPKLFNILRDMDLDQKAMYVEYATSPNMSILPLNQVDKENIPYFSLILIPNLDNIFIEN from the coding sequence ATGACACAGGTTTGGGGAATTGGGGTTGGGCCAGGTGATCCAGAATTATTAACTATTAAAGCTTTAAAAATTATTCAAAAAGTAGATATATTAATTTTTCCACAAACAAATTCAAATCAAACTATGGCTTATAATATAGTCCAATCTTTTATATCAGATAAACAAAAAAAGATTTTTTTTGATTTACCACTTCACCAACAAGAAACTGAAAGAAAAAAAATTTATACAGATTTTTCGGCACAAATAGTAGATTATATAAATAAAAAACATTCAATAGCTATTATATGTGAAGGTGATCCATTTTTTTATGGATCATTTATTTATTTATATATGATTCTAAAAGATTATATTAATATTGAAATTGTTCCTGGTATATCATCTGTATTATCGTCATCCAGTGCAGCAAAAATCCCTATGGTATTTGGTACAAATAGTTTTTTGGTTTTGCCTGCAATTTTACCGGATGTGATACTTAGAGAAAAAATAAAAACGGCTGAATCCGTTGTATTTATTAAAATTGGTCGGCATTTTCCCAAATTGTTCAATATTTTAAGAGATATGGATCTGGATCAAAAAGCCATGTATGTAGAATATGCGACTTCACCTAATATGAGCATTTTACCTTTAAATCAGGTTGATAAAGAAAATATACCTTATTTTTCTTTAATTTTAATTCCAAATTTAGACAATATATTTATTGAAAATTAA
- the cobJ gene encoding precorrin-3B C(17)-methyltransferase: MIALIVFTSSSYDLAKRIQNSLKDTIIHVYKSVKNYDDKKDIVFDDVNSHLCHIFKQRQPIVGICAAGILIRSLANVLHNKEKEPPVLAIDHHGTIVIPLLGGHKGANKLTQDISRIINAHPCITTASDQLLGFSLDDLPWGWKFDNQQTMKEATALLLEQQSVNLNIDTKVDHSWLSEKLTIDKDANIKICLTEKIIHDYKTLSIHPATLAIGIGCERFTDFTELEELVLSTLSKANLSICSVACLCSIGIKMIEPAFHELAKKFSIPLRFFNKDELNKQKDRLINPSQTVFDSIGVWGVAESAALAAVGEDGQLIVEKQKSNRATCAIARSNKIIAADKIGQARGTLSVVGLGPGSFGMRTNEAEKILLQTEHIVGYEGYIKLIENIIHNQKIHLFALGQEQERVEKALDLASQGSKVALVCSGDPGIYAMASLVFECLDKSQSTEWSRIYVQIIPGISAMHAVSARFGAPLGHDFCAVSLSDLLTPWGIIEKRITAAAQADFVIAFYNPTSRQRDWQLQEACRIINRFRDPLTPVIIGQSVGRAEEKLMYTNLQEINFQDIDMFSLVIIGNSQTRKFEKKDGNFWIYTPRGYKL; this comes from the coding sequence ATGATTGCGCTTATTGTTTTTACTTCTTCATCTTATGATTTAGCAAAACGAATTCAAAATTCATTGAAAGATACCATTATTCATGTGTATAAATCAGTTAAAAATTATGATGATAAGAAAGATATAGTTTTTGATGATGTCAATTCGCATTTATGTCATATTTTTAAACAAAGACAGCCAATAGTTGGTATTTGTGCCGCCGGTATTTTAATACGTAGTTTAGCAAATGTTTTACATAATAAAGAGAAAGAACCTCCGGTCTTGGCAATTGATCATCATGGGACAATAGTTATACCTTTATTGGGTGGACATAAAGGTGCTAACAAGCTTACACAGGATATCAGTAGAATAATTAATGCACATCCATGCATAACAACAGCAAGCGATCAATTACTAGGATTTTCATTGGATGATTTACCTTGGGGTTGGAAATTTGATAATCAACAAACTATGAAAGAAGCAACAGCTTTATTGTTGGAGCAACAATCAGTTAATCTTAATATAGATACAAAGGTGGATCATTCTTGGTTGTCTGAAAAATTAACTATAGATAAGGATGCCAATATTAAAATTTGTTTAACAGAAAAAATAATACATGATTATAAAACTTTATCTATACATCCAGCCACTTTAGCTATAGGTATTGGATGTGAACGCTTTACCGATTTTACAGAATTAGAAGAATTAGTTTTATCAACCTTATCGAAAGCTAATTTATCTATATGTTCTGTTGCGTGTTTATGTTCAATAGGTATTAAAATGATTGAGCCTGCTTTTCATGAACTTGCAAAAAAATTTTCTATACCTTTAAGATTTTTTAATAAAGATGAACTTAATAAACAAAAAGATAGATTGATAAATCCATCTCAAACGGTCTTTGATAGTATAGGTGTTTGGGGGGTGGCTGAATCAGCTGCTTTAGCAGCAGTTGGAGAAGATGGGCAGTTAATTGTTGAAAAACAAAAATCAAATCGTGCTACTTGTGCAATTGCAAGAAGTAACAAAATTATTGCTGCTGATAAAATTGGTCAGGCAAGAGGTACATTATCTGTTGTGGGGTTGGGACCCGGATCTTTTGGTATGCGAACAAATGAAGCAGAAAAAATACTTTTACAAACTGAACATATTGTTGGATATGAAGGATATATTAAGCTTATTGAAAATATAATTCATAATCAAAAGATACATCTTTTTGCATTAGGTCAAGAGCAAGAGCGTGTTGAAAAAGCATTAGATTTAGCAAGCCAGGGAAGCAAAGTTGCTTTAGTTTGTTCGGGTGATCCTGGTATTTATGCAATGGCAAGTCTTGTTTTTGAATGTTTAGATAAATCACAATCAACTGAATGGTCAAGGATCTATGTTCAAATAATTCCTGGTATATCTGCCATGCATGCAGTTTCTGCACGTTTTGGCGCACCATTAGGTCATGATTTCTGTGCTGTATCTCTTTCTGATCTTTTAACCCCATGGGGGATAATTGAAAAAAGGATTACAGCTGCTGCACAAGCAGATTTTGTGATTGCATTTTATAATCCAACATCACGTCAACGTGATTGGCAACTTCAAGAAGCGTGTCGTATCATAAATCGATTTCGTGACCCCTTAACCCCTGTAATTATAGGTCAGTCTGTTGGTAGAGCTGAAGAAAAGCTTATGTACACAAATCTACAAGAAATTAATTTTCAAGATATAGATATGTTTTCTTTAGTTATAATTGGCAATAGCCAGACGCGTAAATTTGAAAAGAAAGATGGCAATTTTTGGATTTATACACCAAGAGGATATAAATTATGA
- the cobM gene encoding precorrin-4 C(11)-methyltransferase, which yields MKVYFIGAGPGAADLITLRAKNLIEKCPVILYAGSLVPVEVLSYALDNAKIIDTASLTLEEIIQHIGEAKKTDQDVARLHSGDPSIYGAIAEQMRCLDNLKIDYEIIPGVSSFTAAAAVLKKELTLPSISQTIILTRTNGVASSMPEKEDLKKLAQSCATLAIYLSIKNIKSIIKTLKPLYGETCPIVICYRVSWPDQLIVQATLETILEKLKPHKLTRTALILVGWVLSDDQQFTDSKLYDPTHQHLLRPAKKSIS from the coding sequence ATGAAAGTATATTTTATTGGTGCGGGCCCAGGTGCGGCAGATCTAATAACTTTACGTGCCAAAAATTTGATTGAGAAATGTCCTGTTATTTTATATGCAGGATCACTAGTTCCAGTTGAAGTTTTATCATATGCTTTAGATAATGCCAAAATTATTGATACGGCATCTTTAACACTAGAGGAAATTATTCAACATATTGGAGAAGCAAAAAAAACAGATCAAGATGTTGCACGCTTGCATTCAGGTGATCCATCGATTTATGGGGCTATAGCTGAACAGATGCGTTGTTTAGATAATTTAAAAATTGATTATGAAATTATACCTGGTGTTTCATCTTTTACAGCGGCGGCGGCAGTTTTAAAAAAAGAACTGACTTTACCTTCTATTAGTCAGACTATTATTCTAACCCGTACAAATGGCGTAGCTTCGTCTATGCCTGAAAAGGAAGATTTAAAAAAACTTGCTCAATCTTGCGCAACATTGGCAATTTATTTATCGATTAAAAATATTAAATCGATTATTAAAACATTAAAGCCGCTGTATGGTGAAACATGTCCAATTGTTATTTGTTATAGGGTAAGTTGGCCTGATCAATTAATTGTTCAAGCTACTTTAGAAACGATTCTTGAAAAATTAAAACCACATAAATTAACCCGTACAGCTCTTATTCTTGTAGGATGGGTTTTATCAGATGACCAACAATTTACTGATAGCAAACTTTATGATCCAACCCATCAACATCTCTTAAGACCAGCTAAAAAATCTATATCTTAA
- the cobK gene encoding precorrin-6A reductase, producing MNSQNGHILLLAGTEQARLIANFIFNDLNYKNCTISFAGATQFTRSLSLDPVFYSQNNINIGGFGGIQGLENFLKSYKTKLIIDATHPFAQQIKNHATEASKKLKIQLVRFEREAWTKQKDDQWLECHSIEEAINLVRNQPETHIFLTIGKRFISDFNTISNKSFLVRTIDPYCQFIKFKNCTFITGFPPFALIAEKELMSQYKIETLVTKNSGGQASYNKIIAARELGIKVIMISQPKVIPNNTCFLSVLEIISWLKKNFFKI from the coding sequence ATGAATTCACAAAATGGACACATTTTATTACTAGCTGGTACGGAGCAAGCGCGTTTAATTGCCAATTTTATATTCAATGACCTAAACTATAAAAATTGTACTATTTCTTTTGCAGGTGCTACTCAATTTACAAGATCTTTAAGTCTGGATCCTGTATTTTATTCACAAAATAATATTAATATTGGTGGGTTTGGTGGTATCCAGGGATTAGAGAATTTTTTAAAATCTTATAAAACAAAATTAATTATTGATGCAACCCATCCTTTTGCGCAGCAAATTAAAAATCATGCCACAGAAGCTTCAAAAAAACTTAAGATTCAACTTGTACGTTTTGAAAGAGAAGCTTGGACAAAACAAAAAGATGACCAATGGTTAGAATGCCATTCGATTGAAGAAGCTATTAATCTTGTAAGAAATCAACCCGAAACACATATATTTTTGACAATTGGTAAACGATTTATTTCTGATTTTAATACTATTTCTAATAAATCTTTTTTGGTCAGAACTATAGATCCATATTGTCAATTCATAAAATTTAAAAACTGTACTTTTATCACCGGTTTTCCACCCTTTGCATTAATTGCTGAAAAAGAATTGATGTCTCAATACAAAATTGAAACTTTAGTAACTAAAAATAGTGGCGGACAAGCTAGCTATAATAAAATTATAGCTGCAAGAGAATTAGGAATTAAAGTTATTATGATTAGCCAACCTAAAGTGATACCAAATAATACATGTTTCTTATCAGTCCTCGAAATTATTTCTTGGCTTAAAAAAAATTTCTTTAAGATATAG